A stretch of Sulfurimonas xiamenensis DNA encodes these proteins:
- a CDS encoding LysR family transcriptional regulator, whose product MLKDFAKLQTFLMVIKEKSFSKASAKLGISQPAVTQQIKFIEEYLDTKIVDRKKNGILLTKEGEDLFRIATRLEKTIASCEKELLKIIHKDFTFVIGSSNAIGNYVLPNYLAEIKKRINNNVYMNVAKSCEIIDQLEDKKIDLALIESPVFRNDIIYREWVLDELVVFSNQPLKKHLTAEDLNGFDWICRDEASHTRKLTSEVLDEIGVQCNNLNVLGVLESPTAIKESILHADPHSERPIVSIMSKHVVASEVAEGRLFEARIKNYKMERNFYIAYSKDKKHDAFIDSVVNYLLSLNKV is encoded by the coding sequence ATGTTAAAAGATTTTGCAAAACTACAAACTTTTTTGATGGTCATAAAGGAAAAAAGTTTTTCTAAAGCATCGGCAAAACTTGGTATTTCACAGCCTGCTGTTACACAGCAGATAAAATTTATAGAAGAGTATCTTGATACTAAAATAGTAGATAGAAAAAAGAATGGTATTTTACTGACAAAAGAGGGTGAAGACCTTTTTAGAATCGCAACTAGACTTGAAAAAACAATAGCAAGCTGTGAAAAAGAGCTTTTAAAAATAATACATAAAGATTTTACTTTTGTTATCGGCTCTTCAAACGCTATTGGAAACTATGTATTACCAAACTATCTTGCTGAAATAAAAAAGAGAATAAACAACAATGTATATATGAATGTTGCAAAATCTTGCGAAATTATAGATCAGCTTGAAGATAAAAAAATAGACCTGGCTCTTATTGAATCTCCAGTTTTTAGAAACGATATTATATATAGAGAGTGGGTTTTAGATGAGTTGGTTGTTTTTTCAAATCAACCTTTAAAAAAACACCTGACAGCTGAAGATTTAAATGGATTTGACTGGATATGCAGAGATGAAGCTTCTCATACAAGAAAATTAACAAGCGAAGTTCTTGACGAAATTGGTGTTCAGTGCAACAATCTTAATGTACTTGGTGTCTTAGAAAGTCCAACAGCAATAAAAGAGTCTATTTTACATGCAGATCCTCATAGTGAAAGACCTATTGTATCTATTATGTCAAAACATGTTGTAGCTAGTGAAGTAGCTGAAGGCAGACTATTTGAAGCTAGAATTAAAAACTATAAAATGGAAAGAAATTTCTATATAGCATATTCAAAAGATAAGAAGCATGATGCTTTTATTGACAGTGTAGTTAATTATCTGCTCTCTTTAAATAAAGTATAA
- a CDS encoding ATP-dependent helicase — protein sequence MKKIFEKLNDSQASAVKQTEGPVLILAGAGSGKTTTVVSRLAYLIKGIGIPASNTLTLTFTNKAAKEMRERASAMMDNLAYPPLLCTFHKFGLLFLKFNIHLLKRENNFVVIDTDDKKRIIKKINSEIPTSLIASEISRYKSSLLTPDDAYKQAEIFNYQQIAKVYEEYENYLLENNLVDFDDLIALTYKLLDENEELARATSEKYRYIMIDEYQDTNELQLKLLQKLCTVHKNICVVGDDDQSIYGWRGAHIRNIIEFDKDFEGTAIFKLEENYRSKEPILKVANSLIEHNRSRLGKKLIPTRGSGEDVTVLNSADENEEARKIASKIAKLLDSGVKAQNIAVLYRVNVLSRSIEEGLNRAGIAYKLVGGLRFYDRAEVKDLISYIRVITNFHDDFSFKRIVNKPKRGLGKASVDKIELAAHKNEISIFEYITKVSLADLESLVKKKNAKTLKKFVKDIQSVAKEATESTYNFIDILEDTFHLKDIYKGMPDEVERVLNMDEFYGLFRDFVKNSPESSLDEFLNELTLQSEQDQVEGESIYMMSIHASKGLEFDHIFIIGLEEGFLPLVGDGSDLEEERRLGYVSFTRAKETLTLSHVDSRFYKGRRSDLQKSRFFNEAGLCEGSLIVEKNTAFKKGDLVRHKIFGTGRVIGVSKSGREFKLNINFAGTKRDILASFVERL from the coding sequence ATGAAAAAAATATTTGAAAAATTAAACGATTCGCAGGCAAGTGCTGTAAAGCAAACAGAGGGTCCTGTGTTGATTTTAGCCGGCGCAGGAAGCGGAAAAACGACTACTGTCGTTTCTCGTTTGGCTTATCTTATAAAAGGGATTGGAATTCCTGCTTCAAATACTTTAACACTTACATTTACAAATAAAGCTGCCAAAGAGATGAGAGAGCGTGCTTCTGCTATGATGGATAATCTAGCTTATCCACCGCTATTGTGTACTTTTCATAAATTTGGATTACTTTTTTTAAAATTTAATATTCATCTTTTAAAAAGAGAAAATAATTTTGTAGTTATTGATACCGATGATAAAAAACGAATTATTAAAAAAATAAACAGTGAAATTCCAACATCACTTATTGCAAGTGAAATATCAAGATATAAGAGTTCGCTTCTAACTCCGGATGACGCTTATAAGCAGGCAGAAATATTTAATTATCAACAGATAGCAAAAGTTTATGAAGAGTATGAAAATTATCTGTTAGAAAATAATTTGGTAGATTTTGATGATTTGATAGCACTTACATATAAACTTTTAGATGAAAATGAGGAGCTTGCCCGAGCTACTTCTGAAAAATATCGCTATATAATGATAGATGAGTATCAAGATACAAATGAACTGCAGCTTAAACTTTTACAAAAACTTTGCACTGTGCATAAAAATATATGTGTAGTCGGTGATGATGATCAAAGCATTTATGGCTGGCGCGGTGCACATATAAGAAACATTATAGAGTTTGATAAAGATTTTGAAGGTACTGCTATTTTTAAACTTGAAGAGAATTATCGCTCAAAAGAGCCGATTCTTAAAGTTGCAAATTCGCTAATAGAACACAATAGATCAAGACTTGGCAAAAAACTTATCCCCACTCGCGGGAGCGGTGAAGATGTGACTGTTTTAAATTCTGCCGATGAGAATGAAGAGGCAAGAAAAATTGCTTCAAAGATTGCAAAGCTTTTAGATTCAGGTGTAAAAGCGCAAAATATAGCGGTGCTGTATCGCGTCAATGTCTTAAGCCGTTCAATTGAGGAAGGGCTAAATCGTGCCGGTATTGCATATAAGCTTGTCGGAGGTCTGAGATTTTATGATAGAGCAGAGGTAAAAGATCTTATAAGCTATATTAGAGTTATTACAAATTTTCATGATGACTTTTCATTTAAACGAATAGTAAATAAGCCAAAAAGAGGCTTGGGAAAAGCAAGCGTAGATAAAATAGAGTTGGCTGCACATAAGAATGAAATTTCAATATTTGAATATATCACAAAAGTTTCTCTCGCAGATTTAGAGTCTTTGGTTAAAAAGAAAAACGCTAAAACGCTTAAAAAATTTGTAAAAGATATTCAAAGTGTAGCAAAAGAGGCGACGGAATCTACTTATAACTTTATAGATATTTTAGAAGATACTTTCCATCTTAAAGATATCTATAAAGGTATGCCTGACGAAGTAGAAAGAGTTTTAAATATGGATGAGTTTTATGGTCTCTTTAGAGATTTTGTAAAAAATTCTCCAGAATCTTCGCTTGATGAGTTTTTAAATGAGCTTACACTTCAAAGTGAGCAGGATCAGGTAGAGGGAGAGAGTATTTATATGATGAGTATTCATGCTTCCAAAGGTTTGGAGTTTGACCATATTTTTATTATAGGGTTAGAAGAGGGGTTTTTGCCTCTTGTGGGTGATGGAAGTGATCTTGAAGAGGAGAGACGGCTTGGCTATGTTTCTTTTACAAGAGCAAAAGAGACATTGACCCTTTCTCATGTAGATAGCAGATTTTACAAGGGGCGAAGAAGCGATTTGCAAAAGAGCAGATTTTTTAATGAAGCGGGACTTTGTGAAGGTTCTTTGATAGTCGAGAAAAACACGGCTTTTAAAAAAGGTGATTTGGTACGCCATAAAATCTTTGGGACAGGAAGAGTAATAGGAGTAAGTAAATCCGGGCGGGAATTTAAACTAAACATTAACTTTGCAGGCACAAAAAGAGATATCTTAGCCTCCTTTGTTGAGAGACTATGA
- the truB gene encoding tRNA pseudouridine(55) synthase TruB, producing MNRLFVAYKPTGISSNFFLTKLKRKYKTKKAGFSGTLDPFAKGVLLIGMGSYTKLFRFLDKTPKTYRATLWLGAKSESLDTEMIEQVDILKEFNESEVLKVLKSLEGELEYEPPIFSAKRIDGQRAYDLARAGKEFTLNKIHSTIYKIVLVHYCHPFITFEATVSEGTYIRSLGRIIANRLGVKFGSLSALERLSEGQFRYNNEKPLDIKKSLNIKQNFYLGESDNLKYGRVLALKDLKIQEDGYYWLESGSFISIINIKDTEVNYELGRIEC from the coding sequence ATGAATAGACTTTTTGTTGCATACAAACCTACAGGCATAAGTTCAAATTTTTTTTTAACAAAATTAAAAAGAAAATATAAAACAAAGAAAGCTGGTTTTTCGGGAACGCTTGATCCATTTGCAAAAGGAGTTCTCTTAATAGGAATGGGAAGCTATACAAAATTGTTTCGTTTTTTAGACAAAACCCCAAAAACATATAGAGCAACTCTTTGGCTTGGTGCAAAATCTGAGAGTTTAGATACTGAGATGATAGAGCAGGTTGATATATTAAAAGAGTTTAATGAATCTGAGGTTTTAAAGGTTTTAAAATCTTTAGAGGGTGAGCTTGAATATGAACCGCCTATTTTTAGTGCAAAACGAATAGATGGTCAAAGAGCTTATGATTTAGCTCGCGCCGGCAAAGAGTTTACGCTCAATAAAATACATTCAACCATTTACAAGATTGTTCTTGTGCATTATTGCCATCCATTTATAACATTTGAAGCAACTGTTTCGGAGGGAACATATATTCGTTCACTTGGTCGGATAATTGCAAATAGACTCGGTGTAAAATTTGGCAGTCTTAGTGCTTTGGAGAGATTAAGTGAGGGACAGTTTAGGTATAATAATGAAAAACCTCTGGATATTAAAAAATCTTTAAATATAAAGCAAAACTTTTATCTTGGAGAGAGTGATAATTTAAAGTATGGCAGAGTCCTTGCATTAAAAGATTTAAAAATACAAGAAGATGGTTATTATTGGCTTGAGAGTGGCAGTTTTATTTCGATTATAAATATAAAAGATACAGAAGTAAATTATGAACTAGGCAGGATTGAATGTTAG
- a CDS encoding 4-(cytidine 5'-diphospho)-2-C-methyl-D-erythritol kinase — protein sequence MKLYKAYAKVNIFLKITGARGNYHEIISRFMRVDSLYDELSFVAKNRDDAFKIIGEFSCKTEQNTIYKAYIALLDSLDETPAKSLKNLMDKYAVEVKKNIPAFAGLGGGSSDAATFLKMCNEVLDLGLSQNELALIGLKVGADIPFFIYGYDSANVGGIGEVVEEFKEELLDFEIFTPKIEISTPKVYRAYRENFYNPIDGFKVEKLKKTPSLDILKKMSADEANDLFKPALQEYKELKNYYKYGYYFSGSGSSFFRVKERKQ from the coding sequence ATGAAGCTATATAAAGCTTATGCGAAAGTAAATATATTTTTAAAAATTACCGGAGCTAGAGGTAATTATCATGAAATCATATCAAGGTTTATGAGAGTTGATTCTCTTTATGATGAGCTCTCTTTTGTTGCCAAAAACAGAGATGATGCTTTTAAAATTATAGGCGAGTTCTCATGTAAGACAGAACAAAATACTATTTATAAAGCATATATTGCACTTTTGGATAGTTTAGATGAGACACCGGCTAAATCACTAAAAAACTTAATGGATAAATATGCTGTTGAAGTGAAAAAAAATATTCCTGCTTTTGCGGGGCTTGGCGGCGGAAGCAGTGATGCTGCTACTTTTTTAAAAATGTGTAATGAAGTTTTAGACCTTGGGCTTAGCCAGAATGAATTAGCGCTTATCGGCTTAAAAGTCGGTGCTGACATTCCATTTTTTATTTACGGGTATGATAGTGCAAATGTTGGCGGGATAGGTGAAGTTGTTGAAGAGTTTAAAGAGGAGTTGCTTGATTTTGAAATTTTCACACCTAAAATAGAGATAAGTACACCCAAAGTCTATAGAGCTTATAGAGAAAATTTTTACAATCCGATAGATGGATTTAAAGTAGAGAAGTTGAAAAAAACCCCATCATTGGATATACTAAAAAAAATGAGTGCAGATGAAGCAAACGATCTTTTTAAACCAGCACTTCAAGAATACAAAGAGTTGAAAAATTATTATAAATATGGATACTATTTTAGTGGAAGCGGAAGCAGTTTTTTTAGAGTCAAAGAGAGGAAACAGTAA
- the smpB gene encoding SsrA-binding protein SmpB: MGETVAKNKKAYFDYFLEEKFEAGVVLKGSEIKAIRAGRVNLKDSFIRFVSGEAFLFNAHIGRLETTHHYYSHEERGSRKLLLHKKQIAKMIKAVEKEGYTVVPLQLYFNDRNIIKIQIAIAKGKQLHDKRNDLKEKDMKRDIERSMKDY, translated from the coding sequence ATGGGCGAAACAGTAGCAAAAAATAAAAAAGCCTATTTTGATTATTTTTTAGAGGAAAAATTTGAAGCAGGTGTAGTTCTTAAAGGGAGCGAGATAAAAGCGATACGAGCTGGACGCGTCAATCTAAAAGACAGTTTTATTCGTTTTGTAAGTGGTGAGGCATTTTTGTTTAATGCTCATATAGGGAGGCTTGAGACGACACATCACTACTATTCGCATGAAGAGAGAGGAAGCAGAAAGCTTCTTTTACATAAAAAACAGATAGCAAAGATGATAAAAGCAGTAGAGAAAGAGGGTTATACGGTTGTTCCTCTGCAGCTCTATTTTAATGATAGAAATATTATAAAAATTCAAATTGCAATAGCAAAAGGAAAACAGCTTCATGATAAAAGAAACGATTTAAAAGAGAAGGATATGAAGCGTGATATTGAGCGCTCTATGAAAGATTATTGA
- a CDS encoding M23 family metallopeptidase, with product MRLFFLYLFFATAVFGINVEMADETITNGRTALLEFKKEKNIEYKRVVTDKKSYKIFKNPLDDEKFYVLFPIGYYEKPADKKIEVFYVEQGKERSKTLFFKVENANYEKETLSVDSSKVTLSEEDQKRASKEYTEAMQIYKKTTIQSYVSSEFIIPMESKITSDFGKARVYNGSLKSYHGGVDFRASEGTPLIATNSGKVVLAKDRFYSGGSVVIDHGQGIYSCYFHMSKLDVKEGAIVKKGETIGLSGSSGRVTGPHLHFGIRIASQQVDPLQFIELINKNIFTQKN from the coding sequence ATGAGGTTGTTTTTTTTATATCTTTTTTTTGCAACTGCTGTTTTTGGTATAAATGTAGAAATGGCAGACGAGACGATTACAAACGGAAGAACCGCTCTTTTAGAGTTTAAAAAAGAGAAAAATATCGAATATAAAAGAGTCGTTACAGATAAGAAGAGTTATAAAATTTTTAAAAATCCTCTAGATGATGAAAAATTTTATGTACTGTTTCCTATTGGTTATTATGAAAAGCCGGCGGATAAAAAGATAGAAGTTTTTTATGTTGAGCAAGGCAAAGAGAGAAGCAAAACTCTATTTTTTAAAGTAGAGAATGCGAACTATGAAAAGGAGACGCTTAGTGTTGACAGCTCAAAAGTAACTTTAAGCGAAGAGGACCAAAAAAGAGCTTCAAAAGAGTATACCGAAGCAATGCAGATCTATAAAAAAACAACTATCCAAAGCTATGTCTCATCCGAGTTTATTATTCCTATGGAGAGTAAAATAACAAGTGATTTTGGAAAAGCCAGAGTTTATAATGGATCATTAAAGAGTTATCACGGAGGAGTGGATTTTAGAGCTAGTGAAGGCACACCTCTTATAGCGACTAACAGCGGAAAAGTAGTTCTAGCAAAAGATAGATTTTACTCAGGAGGTTCAGTAGTTATAGATCATGGGCAAGGTATATACTCATGCTACTTTCACATGAGCAAACTTGATGTCAAAGAGGGAGCTATAGTAAAAAAGGGAGAAACAATTGGTCTCTCCGGAAGCAGTGGCAGAGTGACGGGTCCGCATCTTCATTTTGGAATCAGGATTGCTTCCCAGCAGGTTGATCCCCTTCAGTTTATTGAGCTGATAAATAAAAATATATTTACACAAAAAAATTAA
- a CDS encoding tetratricopeptide repeat protein, translating to MTLFQIIMLGASAFFAFKVYEHIQTLQDPAPKREDTPPSSFDPESLIIKADEAFESGDLQKALALFTEANAKKSQNSDVLFKMGYILQQLDKKDEALNYYKEALEMDKDNEYIHNSIASVYRSKEEFVSARMHLSASLDINDKNPITYYNYGNLLVDMKHIDEAKEMYKKALEINPEFKEAREELQKLS from the coding sequence ATGACACTGTTTCAAATTATCATGCTTGGTGCTTCGGCATTTTTCGCATTTAAAGTTTATGAACATATACAGACTCTTCAAGATCCTGCACCAAAAAGAGAAGATACTCCACCATCTTCTTTTGATCCAGAATCATTAATCATTAAGGCTGATGAGGCATTTGAAAGTGGTGATTTGCAAAAAGCTTTGGCGCTATTTACGGAAGCAAATGCAAAAAAGTCGCAAAACTCCGATGTTTTATTTAAAATGGGTTATATTTTGCAGCAGTTAGATAAAAAAGATGAAGCATTAAACTACTATAAAGAGGCTCTTGAAATGGACAAGGATAATGAGTATATCCATAACTCAATAGCAAGCGTATATAGATCAAAAGAGGAGTTCGTATCAGCTAGAATGCACTTGAGTGCATCTTTGGATATCAACGATAAAAATCCGATAACATACTATAATTATGGAAATCTTTTGGTTGATATGAAACATATAGATGAAGCCAAAGAGATGTATAAAAAGGCACTTGAGATAAATCCGGAATTTAAAGAAGCACGAGAAGAGCTGCAAAAACTTAGTTAG
- a CDS encoding Nif3-like dinuclear metal center hexameric protein — translation MKISKIYEFLDNLSPFELQESWDNSGLIIGDFNQDVQKIVLSIDIDEMLIDSMDENTLLITHHPLIFSGLKQLEFNKYPANLIHKMIQKNISNISMHTNFDQTHLNEYVATEILGYKIEKKDGFVLYLDIDEDFDAFAQKIAATFSLPYAKCVKSSQRVKKVALTTGSGCSLIKYIEADCFLTGDIKYHDAMEAKSINLSLIDIGHFESEHFFAEILLKHLKNLGLEAIISSSKNPFTYI, via the coding sequence ATGAAAATATCAAAGATATATGAATTTTTGGATAATTTATCACCTTTTGAGCTTCAAGAATCATGGGATAACTCAGGGTTAATAATAGGGGATTTTAATCAAGATGTACAAAAAATAGTATTAAGTATAGATATTGATGAAATGCTTATAGATTCAATGGATGAAAATACTCTTTTGATAACACATCACCCTCTTATTTTTAGCGGGCTTAAACAATTAGAATTTAATAAATATCCAGCAAATTTGATTCACAAAATGATACAAAAAAATATTTCAAATATCTCAATGCACACAAATTTTGATCAAACACATCTAAACGAATATGTTGCAACTGAAATTTTAGGATATAAAATAGAAAAAAAAGATGGATTTGTTCTTTATTTGGATATAGATGAAGATTTTGATGCTTTTGCACAAAAAATTGCCGCTACATTTTCACTGCCATATGCAAAATGTGTAAAAAGTTCTCAGAGGGTAAAAAAAGTTGCTTTAACAACCGGTTCGGGATGCTCTTTGATTAAATATATAGAGGCTGATTGTTTTTTAACTGGAGATATAAAATATCACGATGCGATGGAGGCAAAGAGCATAAATTTGTCGCTTATTGATATAGGACATTTTGAAAGTGAGCACTTTTTTGCAGAGATTTTGCTTAAACATTTGAAAAATTTAGGTTTAGAAGCTATAATTTCATCATCTAAAAACCCTTTTACTTACATTTAA
- a CDS encoding zinc ribbon domain-containing protein, which produces MNLHLKQLIDLSQVDKEIDAFEPQIEEANYKLEAAQAKKQSIDSDIENLTKEIKDEEVKKKKNELHLQELSQKLEDNSRKSAEVKTEREMKSLQLEEEIAKEQVTFANEEIERLERVIASKTEQVEAAKKSLEELESSLATIKAEVEGKLEVINQSRQEVFIKKEKLISEMNQKGLAFYQKIRRWAKNTTVVPVVDQACMGCHMLINDKIYADVIKGEEITTCPHCGRILYMETDKE; this is translated from the coding sequence ATGAACTTACACCTAAAACAGCTGATTGACCTATCACAAGTAGACAAAGAGATAGATGCTTTTGAACCACAGATAGAAGAAGCAAATTATAAGCTAGAAGCAGCACAGGCAAAAAAACAGAGTATAGATTCGGATATTGAAAACCTAACAAAAGAGATCAAAGATGAAGAGGTTAAAAAGAAAAAAAATGAACTTCATCTGCAAGAACTTTCTCAAAAATTAGAAGACAACTCTAGAAAAAGTGCTGAAGTTAAAACTGAGCGAGAGATGAAATCTCTTCAACTTGAAGAGGAGATTGCAAAAGAGCAGGTAACTTTTGCAAACGAAGAGATTGAAAGACTTGAGAGAGTTATTGCTTCAAAAACTGAGCAGGTAGAAGCTGCAAAAAAATCTCTCGAAGAGTTAGAATCTAGTCTTGCAACAATAAAAGCTGAAGTTGAAGGAAAACTAGAAGTTATCAATCAATCTCGTCAAGAAGTTTTTATTAAAAAAGAGAAATTAATCTCAGAGATGAACCAAAAAGGTCTTGCGTTTTATCAGAAAATTCGCAGATGGGCTAAAAACACAACTGTAGTTCCTGTTGTAGATCAAGCTTGTATGGGTTGTCATATGTTGATTAATGATAAAATTTATGCAGATGTAATTAAAGGTGAAGAGATTACAACATGTCCACATTGTGGCCGTATTCTCTATATGGAAACTGATAAAGAATAG
- the waaA gene encoding lipid IV(A) 3-deoxy-D-manno-octulosonic acid transferase has protein sequence MKPFTLLYFILSVVLYLVALPLLIYLSFKHKYKESIPARFFLFKNPRFKSSDGVWFHVCSLGEARALKPILDLLKDCDIKITTITHTGQAHARRYDAEVRYLPYEMFLPFWAKKQRVLVVLEAEFWFMLFSVMRAKGTRVILLNARISEKSVKKYLRFSWFYKKLLSNVEIIYAQSEADKNRFLDLGAKNIEIIGNIKLAAEIKKTKEYKKPRGELIVAGSTHEGEEESILKSFVEYKKQSDSKLAVVPRHPERFEAVYELMKRYADKNSLTLSRFSQDSEFDSDLILVDAMGELNNIYAISDIAILGGAFRDDVGGHNPLEPAYFGCKIITGKHFFHQRELFKYVHHVQYVESDEIYKALMKCKELPPSMVEEKIDLKPVIERIVKN, from the coding sequence TTGAAGCCGTTTACACTTCTGTACTTTATCTTAAGCGTAGTGCTCTATTTGGTAGCACTGCCGCTTTTGATTTATCTCTCATTTAAACATAAATACAAAGAGTCGATTCCGGCTCGTTTTTTTCTTTTTAAAAATCCAAGATTTAAAAGTAGTGACGGGGTTTGGTTTCATGTATGCTCTTTGGGCGAGGCAAGAGCGCTGAAGCCCATCTTAGACCTTCTAAAAGATTGTGATATAAAGATAACAACGATAACACATACGGGACAAGCACATGCCAGAAGATATGATGCAGAGGTAAGATATCTGCCTTATGAGATGTTTTTGCCGTTTTGGGCAAAAAAACAGAGAGTACTTGTAGTTTTAGAAGCGGAATTTTGGTTTATGCTCTTTAGTGTTATGAGAGCAAAAGGGACAAGAGTTATACTTTTAAATGCTCGTATATCAGAAAAAAGCGTTAAAAAATATCTTCGATTTTCTTGGTTTTATAAAAAACTACTCTCAAATGTAGAGATAATTTATGCGCAGAGCGAAGCTGATAAAAACCGTTTTTTAGATTTAGGTGCGAAAAATATTGAGATTATCGGAAATATTAAATTAGCAGCTGAGATAAAAAAAACCAAAGAGTATAAAAAACCCAGGGGTGAGTTAATAGTCGCAGGAAGTACCCATGAGGGCGAAGAAGAGAGTATCTTAAAATCATTTGTAGAGTATAAAAAACAGAGTGATTCAAAACTCGCCGTAGTTCCAAGACATCCTGAGAGATTTGAGGCAGTTTATGAGCTTATGAAAAGGTATGCTGACAAAAACTCTTTGACCCTAAGTCGGTTTTCGCAAGATAGTGAGTTTGACTCAGATTTGATTCTAGTTGATGCGATGGGCGAGTTAAACAATATATACGCAATCAGTGACATTGCAATTTTAGGCGGTGCATTCAGGGATGATGTAGGCGGACATAATCCGCTTGAACCAGCTTATTTTGGATGTAAAATCATTACTGGAAAACACTTTTTTCATCAAAGGGAGCTTTTTAAGTATGTTCATCATGTTCAGTATGTTGAGTCTGATGAAATTTATAAAGCGTTGATGAAATGCAAAGAGTTGCCGCCAAGTATGGTTGAAGAGAAAATAGATTTAAAACCTGTAATAGAGAGAATAGTAAAAAATTAA
- a CDS encoding pseudouridine synthase family protein, producing MALEKAYKLLAAQEGISNSQAKSMIDRGLVYVGNKKVMIARGDIDSKTVFRVEKVEKIKPIFENDDLIVVDKPAHINSDEIERQFKPAQLLHRLDRETSGVLMLVKNEEFRQKAIQEFKKDRVYKEYIAWIEGILSEPIDIDKPILTTKKNNRATSNVSSKGKPARTEVFPDIVSGNKTKVKCIIHNGRTHQIRTHLRYIEHPIVGDEQYGGRRAKRVMLHAYKVRLFDMEFTAPEPKTFVHFE from the coding sequence ATGGCATTAGAAAAAGCGTATAAACTTTTAGCAGCACAAGAAGGGATTTCAAATTCTCAAGCGAAGTCTATGATAGATAGAGGTTTGGTTTATGTAGGCAATAAAAAAGTAATGATTGCTCGTGGAGATATTGATTCAAAAACAGTATTTAGAGTAGAAAAAGTTGAGAAGATAAAACCTATTTTTGAAAATGATGATTTGATTGTTGTGGATAAACCTGCACATATTAATTCAGATGAGATAGAGAGACAGTTTAAGCCTGCACAGCTTTTGCATAGACTCGATCGTGAGACAAGCGGTGTTTTAATGCTTGTAAAAAATGAAGAGTTTAGACAAAAAGCGATACAAGAGTTTAAAAAAGACAGAGTTTATAAAGAGTATATCGCATGGATAGAGGGGATTTTAAGTGAGCCGATTGATATTGATAAACCAATTTTGACTACCAAAAAAAACAATCGTGCAACTTCAAATGTTTCAAGCAAAGGAAAACCTGCAAGAACAGAAGTTTTCCCTGATATTGTTAGCGGCAATAAAACAAAAGTTAAGTGTATTATTCATAACGGAAGAACACATCAGATAAGAACTCATTTAAGATATATTGAACATCCAATAGTCGGTGATGAACAGTACGGCGGAAGACGGGCAAAACGGGTAATGCTGCATGCTTACAAAGTAAGACTTTTCGATATGGAATTTACAGCACCTGAACCAAAGACATTTGTTCACTTTGAATAG
- a CDS encoding GIY-YIG nuclease family protein, translated as MNSRESLWSVYMLRCSDGTLYTGITTDLARRVEEHNSSFKGAKYTCPRRPVALVYTEFCEDKSSATIRELEIKKLPREKKLELIK; from the coding sequence TTGAATAGTCGTGAGAGTTTATGGAGCGTCTATATGCTAAGGTGCAGCGATGGGACTCTCTACACCGGAATAACTACAGATCTAGCTAGAAGAGTCGAGGAGCATAACAGCTCTTTCAAAGGTGCTAAATATACATGTCCAAGAAGACCTGTCGCATTAGTTTACACTGAGTTTTGTGAAGATAAAAGCAGTGCAACCATAAGAGAGCTAGAGATAAAAAAACTACCAAGAGAAAAAAAATTGGAGCTTATAAAGTGA